A stretch of DNA from Serinibacter arcticus:
GAGGGCGGCGCTGCGCAGGTCGCCGACCTGGTTCTCGGGGGTGAAGCCCCACTCCTCCGGCACGTTCGCCATCCAGCGGCCGAAGATGCCCTTGTAGTCGAGCTTGGTGGTCCTCCCCGTGGAGCTGACGCTTCCCAGGCCGACGTTGGACAGACCGTTGCCCAGGGCGAAGATCCAGCCGTAGCCCGGCAGCAGGTCGCTGGCGTTCGGGGCGCCGTCCCACAGCTCCAGGTGTGACTCCATCATCGTGTCGGTGTAGCGAGGCGAGGCCTGCGGCACCTGGAAGTACGTGCGGATCGCGACGCCGAGCGGGCGGTCGTCGCGCTTCTCGCGCCCCACGGAGGTGGCCAGTCGCGCGGCGACCCCGCCGGCGTCGACGACGAACGGGGCGGTGAACGTCTGCTCGGGCTCGCCGGCGATCGCGCGGCCGCGCTGGTCCACCTGCTTGACGCGGACGCCGGTGATGCGACCGTCGTCGGCGCGCACGGCACCGGTGACGCTGTGGCCCTCGAGGAGCGTGGCGCCCGTGGTGACGGCGTGGCGGATCAACGTCTCGTCGAGGTCGGTGCGCGCGCGGACGAGGCCGTAGCTCGGCACCGTCTCGAGGTCGGGCCAGTCCATCTCGATGGTGTGGCCACCGCCGATGACGCGCAGACCCTGGTTCCGGATCCAGCCGTCCTCCTCGCGGGTCGGCACCCCCATCGAGATGAGCTCCGCGACGGCGCGCGGGGTCAGCCCGTCGCCGCAGATCTTGTCGCGGGGGAAGGTGGCCTTGTCCAGGACGACGACCTGGAGGCCGCGCTGGGCGAGGTAGTGGGCCGTGGCCGCACCTCCCGGACCCGCGCCGACGACGATGACGTCCGCCGTCTGGGCAGCCGTGCCCATCGAATCCACCTCGCCGTCAAGATAGCCGTTCACCAGGGCGCGCGACCGGCGGGAGAACCCGCTGGACATGGTGCGCCGTTGGCACTCTACAAACGCCCCACCGGGGTGTCTCCCAAGGCTCACCTAACCCGTTCGGCAGACGTGGGACCTTGGTCCTACGCCGGCATCGTCGCAGGTGTGGTGGGGCGTGGGTGACCTCCGTCACGGGACGGTGACACCTCTCCAGGCTGCCTCACGCGGACGCGGAGCGCCACTGCTGCGAGGTGACGGGAACGCGTCGGCCCGCCCGGGCGTGACTGGGCGCTCCTGGCGCGACGAGCGTCAGGGCGACGAGCGTCAGGGCGCGACGGCGCGGTGCAGGGCGACGATGCCGCCCGTCAGGTTGCGGTAGCTCACCGAGCGCCAGCCGGCCTCGTGCATGAGGGCGGCGACACCCTCCTGGTCGGGCCAGTCGAGGATCGACTCCTCGAGGTAGTCGTAGGCCTCGGGGTTGGAGCTCACCGCACGCGAGATCGGCGTGAGCACGTTGCGCAGGTAGAACCGGTACAGCGCCCCGAACGCCCTCACCGGCGGCGTGGAGAACTCGCACACGACGAGGCGGCCGCCCGGCTTGGTCACCCGCAGCATCTCGCGCAGCCCGACGACGGTCGGGTTGACGTTGCGCAGCCCGAAGGAGATCGTCGCGACGTCGAAGGTGTCGTCGGCGAACGGGAGCGCCGTGCCGTCCCCCGCGACGAACGCCAGGTCCGGCCGACGACGCTTGCCCTCGAAGACCATGCCGGTGGAGAAGTCGCACGCGACCGTGTCGACCCCGCGGTCGGCGAACGCGGCCGTGGAGGTCCCCGTGCCCGCGGCCAGGTCGAGCAGGCGCTCCCCCGGCTTCGCGTCCACCGCCTGCACGGTGGCGCGCCGCCACAGGCGGTCCATGCCGAGCGAGAGGACGTCGTTGGTGAGGTCGTAGCGACCGGCGACGTCGTCGAACATCCCGGCGACGTCGGCAGGGTCCTTGTCGAGCTGAGCGCGAGCCATGGCTCGATCCTCCCACGCACCGGCGTGCGGACCGTGTGGGCCGGTGGCACAGTGACGAGATGAGGACGACCCCCCGCCCGCTCGTCGTGGCCGCCCTGATCACGCTGACCGCTGTGACCGCCTGCGGTGCGCCCGGTGGGTCCGGCGAGCCGCCCGGGTCCGCCGACCCGCCCGCCGGTGGCGGGCAGGACGACGGCGTCGAGTACCACGTGCACGCCGGGATCGAGGAGCGCGACGGCAGCGGTCCGGTGCTCTGCATCGGACCCATGGCCGCGATCTACCCCTCGCCCCCGTGCGGTGGACCGGCCGTCGACGGGCTCGACTGGGACGACGTCCCCGACGTCTCCTCCGCGGACGGCATCACGTCCGGGCGGGCCCACCTGGTCGGTACCTACCGGGACGGCACCCTGACCCTCACCCGTCCCGCCTCGGCCGAGTCCCCGCTGACGGAGGAGGAGACGCGGGACGCGTTCGGGTCCGCCTCCTTCGAACCGCTCTGCACCGACCCGTGGCGCGGCGGCGACGAGGTCGCTGCGGCCGATCCGATGGCCTGGGAGGCGCAGAACGCGCTCGTCGAGGCGGCGCAGACGCTTCCCGGGTACGTCTCGATGTTCGCCTCCTACTCCGAGGGGCACAGCCCGGAGGGGTTCAGCTCGGAGGAGTACAACGTCGTGCTCTCCTCGTCCGCGGAGGACGCCGACGCCGACGCCGCGCACGCCACCCTGCGCGAGGTCTGGCCGGGCTGGCTGTGCGTCGCGGCGCAGGACCTTCCCACCGACGCCGACCTCCAGGCGGCGAACCGTGCGGTCGTCGACCTCGGCGAGCGGATCGGCTGGCAGTTCTCCGGCCTCGGCGTCGGGGTGCTCGACGTGAGCGTCGTCGTGGCCGACCCCGCGACGCTGGCGGCCATCCACGACGCCGTCTCCCCGTGGCTCACCCCCGACCAGGTCGTCGTGCACGGGGACCTGCAGCCGATCTCCTGACACGGCGGCTCGCCACCCGTCTCCCGGTCGCACGCCCGCCCGGTCCGACGTGCCGCACGCCACGTCGGATCCCCGGATCGGGTCGCCGTCCCGGGCGTAGCCTTGGCAGCGATGTCCGCTCCCGCCCCCGCCGTCACCGGCCTGCCCGTCCCGGCGCTCACCGTCCGCACGACGGCGATCTCGGATCCCGGTGACCTGCTCGACCTGCTGCCCACCAGCGACGGCGTCGCCACGTGGGTCCGGCGCGGCGACGGCATGGTCGCGTGGGGCGAGGCGGCACGGACCGACACCGCGGGCTCCGCGCGGATGGTCGACGCCGACGCCTGG
This window harbors:
- a CDS encoding geranylgeranyl reductase family protein is translated as MGTAAQTADVIVVGAGPGGAATAHYLAQRGLQVVVLDKATFPRDKICGDGLTPRAVAELISMGVPTREEDGWIRNQGLRVIGGGHTIEMDWPDLETVPSYGLVRARTDLDETLIRHAVTTGATLLEGHSVTGAVRADDGRITGVRVKQVDQRGRAIAGEPEQTFTAPFVVDAGGVAARLATSVGREKRDDRPLGVAIRTYFQVPQASPRYTDTMMESHLELWDGAPNASDLLPGYGWIFALGNGLSNVGLGSVSSTGRTTKLDYKGIFGRWMANVPEEWGFTPENQVGDLRSAALPMAFNRQPLYADGLMLVGDSGGMTSPYNGEGIAYAMQAGRIGSDVIAQALARPNAASRERAMQAYSRTMKAELGGYYALGKQFVRIIEHPSIMRICTRYGLPRPLLMKFVHKLLSDSYDRTGGDALDRIITALTKVVRSA
- a CDS encoding demethylmenaquinone methyltransferase gives rise to the protein MARAQLDKDPADVAGMFDDVAGRYDLTNDVLSLGMDRLWRRATVQAVDAKPGERLLDLAAGTGTSTAAFADRGVDTVACDFSTGMVFEGKRRRPDLAFVAGDGTALPFADDTFDVATISFGLRNVNPTVVGLREMLRVTKPGGRLVVCEFSTPPVRAFGALYRFYLRNVLTPISRAVSSNPEAYDYLEESILDWPDQEGVAALMHEAGWRSVSYRNLTGGIVALHRAVAP